The Montipora foliosa isolate CH-2021 chromosome 1, ASM3666993v2, whole genome shotgun sequence genome has a window encoding:
- the LOC137980712 gene encoding leucine-rich repeat-containing protein 74B-like, with protein sequence MPHDPRLRGTPRIARSPKITSPGRLSLGAKSRVSWTTEKTNITEKEEAENAEKEAVAVKNPIEYFKMHRKCEQLDFTGCILALDTTCKISCKLESCVNLVRLCLANSHMEDKSGEALAKGLQGCCLPLKELDMSGNTLGKNAMSALGEMLNLGQNLEKLNISRNDLTDQDVEIFLNCFSGKNGLKDLDLSSNILCDQTAKRLCVVLENNLTLEKLSIASNQLEASGLLAMQPGLRKNRTLLYLNISWNYLYDTGAEILGEIIGENESLTEISACGNLFSESAANWLAKGVANNSKLKILSIGHNLLRNLGAYEFLNVLFETNSTAIVLEMLDINGTLVDRGFRELIEIGLPEKMCSLKIVNFSVVEHL encoded by the coding sequence ATGCCACACGATCCAAGATTGAGAGGAACGCCAAGAATAGCAAGATCGCCCAAGATTACAAGCCCAGGTCGATTGTCTCTTGGTGCCAAGAGCAGGGTTTCGTGGACTACTGAAAAAACGAATATTACTGAAAAGGAGGAAGCGGAAAATGCTGAAAAAGAAGCAGTTGCTGTAAAGAATCCGATAGAGTACTTCAAAATGCATCGCAAATGTGAGCAACTTGATTTCACTGGATGCATACTCGCCCTTGACACCACGTGTAAGATTTCGTGCAAGTTAGAATCTTGTGTTAATCTTGTGCGATTGTGTCTCGCTAATAGCCATATGGAGGACAAAAGTGGGGAGGCCCTCGCCAAGGGTCTTCAGGGATGCTGCTTGCCCCTCAAAGAACTTGACATGTCTGGAAATACACTTGGAAAAAATGCAATGTCCGCCCTTGGGGAAATGCTGAACCTGGGCCAAAATTTAGAAAAACTGAATATCTCTAGAAACGACTTAACGGACCAAGATGTcgagatttttttaaattgtttttccGGCAAAAATGGCTTAAAAGACTTGGACTTGTCCAGTAATATTCTGTGCGATCAAACCGCCAAAAGACTCTGTGTTGTTTTAGAGAACAATCTTACGTTAGAAAAACTTTCTATTGCTTCAAACCAGTTAGAGGCAAGTGGCCTGCTGGCAATGCAGCCAGGGTTGCGTAAAAATAGAACGCTGCTTTATCTTAATATTTCTTGGAATTATTTGTATGACACCGGAGCTGAAATTCTTGGTGAAATAATCGGTGAAAACGAAAGCCTCACGGAAATTTCTGCCTGTGGTAATTTATTCAGTGAGTCGGCTGCCAACTGGCTTGCGAAGGGCGTTGCcaacaattcaaagttaaaaaTTCTTAGCATAGGGCACAATTTGTTAAGAAATTTAGGAGCGTACgaatttttaaatgttttatttgAAACTAACTCGACAGCAATTGTCCTGGAGATGTTGGATATCAATGGCACCCTTGTTGACAGAGGATTCAGAGAATTGATTGAGATTGGATTGCCCGAAAAAATGTGCTCACTAAAGATTGTCAATTTTTCGGTGGTAGAGCATCTTTGA